One Chitinophaga parva DNA segment encodes these proteins:
- a CDS encoding 4Fe-4S dicluster domain-containing protein, translating into MAIKITDECINCGACEPECPNNAIYEGGVEWALADGTSVKGTFTLMDGTTMDANQRNAPIAVDAYYIVPNKCTECQGFHEEPQCAAVCPVDCCVPDEMYQETVEALLEKKAALHA; encoded by the coding sequence AAGATCACCGACGAATGTATAAATTGCGGCGCCTGCGAGCCTGAATGTCCGAACAACGCAATTTATGAAGGCGGCGTGGAATGGGCTTTGGCCGATGGTACCAGCGTTAAAGGTACCTTTACCCTGATGGACGGTACCACCATGGATGCCAACCAGCGCAATGCTCCGATTGCAGTAGATGCTTATTATATCGTTCCCAATAAATGTACAGAGTGCCAGGGTTTCCATGAAGAACCGCAGTGCGCGGCCGTTTGCCCGGTAGACTGCTGCGTACCTGACGAGATGTACCAGGAAACCGTAGAGGCCCTGCTGGAAAAGAAAGCAGCCCTGCACGCATAA
- a CDS encoding D-alanine--D-alanine ligase: protein MKKNIAIVAGGYSGEFEISVQSAATIEKNLDAAQYSVYTIVITHQGWTYKAADGVTYNIDKNDFSLALPSGKVKFDAVFIGIHGAPGEDGRLQGYFDMLGIPYTGCGAVTSAVTFNKAFCNKIVKELGIVNISKSVHALYDQPDTWSNVLEHLALPVFVKPAEGGSSVGMSKVKTAEEMPQALEKAFREDSQVLIEEFIKGRELTIGVYRGADGKVTPLPMTEVVTTKEFFDYEAKYTPGKTNEITPAPVSSDITALVQKTAVALYNKLNCKGIIRIDFIYQEDAGKLFFLEVNTMPGQSENSLVPQQVRAAGMTLTKFYGIILEACMNK from the coding sequence ATGAAAAAGAATATTGCGATAGTGGCCGGTGGCTATTCCGGTGAATTTGAGATCTCCGTACAAAGTGCGGCTACCATTGAAAAGAACCTCGATGCGGCCCAGTACAGCGTGTACACGATCGTGATCACCCACCAGGGCTGGACTTACAAGGCGGCTGATGGTGTTACCTATAACATTGACAAGAATGATTTTTCCCTGGCGCTGCCCTCCGGTAAAGTGAAGTTTGATGCCGTGTTCATCGGCATTCACGGTGCCCCGGGTGAAGACGGCCGCCTGCAGGGTTATTTTGATATGCTGGGTATTCCCTACACCGGCTGTGGTGCGGTAACTTCCGCGGTTACTTTCAACAAAGCATTCTGCAATAAGATTGTGAAGGAACTGGGCATCGTGAATATTTCCAAATCTGTGCACGCCCTGTACGACCAGCCCGATACCTGGAGCAATGTACTGGAACACCTGGCATTGCCCGTGTTTGTAAAACCGGCGGAAGGAGGCAGCAGCGTAGGCATGTCCAAGGTAAAAACGGCGGAAGAAATGCCCCAGGCGCTGGAAAAAGCGTTCCGGGAAGACAGCCAGGTGCTCATTGAAGAATTTATCAAGGGCCGGGAACTCACCATTGGCGTGTACCGCGGTGCAGATGGCAAGGTGACACCCCTGCCCATGACGGAAGTAGTGACCACCAAGGAATTCTTTGACTACGAAGCCAAGTACACACCCGGCAAAACCAATGAGATCACGCCTGCCCCGGTAAGCAGCGATATAACGGCGCTGGTGCAAAAAACAGCGGTGGCCCTGTACAATAAACTGAACTGCAAAGGCATTATCCGTATAGATTTCATTTACCAGGAAGATGCCGGTAAATTATTTTTCCTGGAGGTGAATACCATGCCCGGCCAGTCTGAGAATAGCCTGGTGCCGCAACAGGTGCGCGCCGCCGGGATGACGCTTACCAAATTTTACGGCATAATATTGGAAGCGTGCATGAACAAATAA